A single region of the Thioalkalivibrio nitratireducens DSM 14787 genome encodes:
- the clpP gene encoding ATP-dependent Clp endopeptidase proteolytic subunit ClpP, whose product MNHFSEGAGAQHARALNLVPMVVEQTARGERAYDIYSRLLKDRVVFCVGPVEDYMANVIVAQLLFLESENPDKEINLYINSPGGAVTAGMAIYDTMQFIKPEVSTLCVGQAASMGAVLLAGGAAGRRYCLQHSRVMIHQPLGGYQGQATDIDIHAREILKIREELNQILAHHSGQSVDTIRNDTERDRFMTSPEAREYGLVDHVLEKREVKSG is encoded by the coding sequence ATGAACCATTTTTCCGAGGGTGCCGGGGCGCAGCACGCCCGGGCCCTGAATCTCGTGCCCATGGTCGTGGAACAGACCGCCCGGGGCGAACGCGCGTACGACATCTACTCGCGGCTGCTGAAGGATCGCGTCGTCTTCTGCGTCGGGCCGGTCGAGGACTACATGGCCAACGTGATCGTGGCCCAGTTGCTGTTCCTCGAGTCGGAGAATCCGGACAAGGAGATCAACCTGTACATCAACTCTCCGGGCGGCGCGGTGACCGCAGGCATGGCGATCTACGACACCATGCAGTTCATCAAGCCCGAGGTGAGCACCCTCTGCGTGGGGCAGGCTGCCAGCATGGGCGCCGTGTTGCTGGCCGGTGGTGCCGCCGGAAGACGCTACTGCCTGCAGCATTCCCGGGTGATGATCCATCAGCCGCTGGGAGGCTACCAGGGGCAGGCCACGGACATCGACATCCACGCGCGGGAGATCCTGAAGATCCGTGAGGAACTGAACCAGATCCTCGCGCACCACTCGGGCCAGTCGGTCGATACGATTCGCAACGACACCGAGCGCGATCGTTTCATGACCTCGCCGGAGGCCCGGGAGTACGGCCTGGTCGACCATGTCCTCGAGAAACGCGAGGTGAAATCCGGGTGA
- the tig gene encoding trigger factor, which produces MQVSVEATGSLDRRMTVQLPRERVDSEVEKRLKALTRRVRIDGFRPGKVPLKIVQQRYGSGVYQEVLSEMLQQSYREAIDQEGLAPAGGPNIEPRMIEPGQPIEYVASFQVFPEVTVADLSDVEIERPVAEVETENVDKVIESLRRQQRTWHAVERPAADGDRVTLDFTGTLNGEPFDGGQAEGFAVEVGAGRLLPEFESQLVGVEAGAEKDIDVTFPEEYPAENLKGQTVQFALTIQKVEEPRLPEVNADFVRSFGVEDGDVAKLREEVTANMTRELAQNIKGRVKKQVMDALVARHDFELPKSLVQAEIDRLRTETENRFGGAEKTQPLPDSMFEDEAARRVRLGLVVRAIVDAEKMEIDRARVDAELDTLAQTYEDPEEVKRHYRTHPQAMASLESLVLEDQVVDWVLERARVTEKPQTFDNLMAPSQPSPEEAA; this is translated from the coding sequence ATGCAAGTTTCTGTTGAAGCCACCGGCAGCCTGGACCGCAGGATGACGGTGCAACTCCCACGCGAGCGGGTCGATTCCGAGGTCGAGAAGCGCCTGAAGGCGCTGACCAGGCGAGTGCGGATCGACGGCTTCCGGCCCGGAAAGGTCCCGCTGAAGATCGTGCAGCAGCGCTACGGCTCGGGCGTCTACCAAGAGGTCCTCAGTGAGATGCTGCAGCAGAGCTATCGCGAGGCGATCGACCAGGAAGGTCTGGCGCCGGCGGGTGGTCCGAACATTGAACCCCGCATGATCGAGCCCGGCCAGCCGATCGAGTACGTCGCGTCGTTCCAGGTCTTCCCCGAGGTGACGGTGGCCGATCTCTCCGACGTCGAGATCGAACGCCCGGTGGCCGAGGTCGAGACGGAGAATGTGGACAAGGTGATCGAATCGCTGCGCCGGCAGCAGCGCACCTGGCACGCTGTCGAGCGTCCCGCGGCTGACGGCGACCGGGTGACCCTGGACTTTACCGGCACGCTGAACGGCGAGCCGTTCGATGGCGGCCAGGCCGAGGGCTTCGCGGTCGAAGTCGGGGCGGGGCGCCTGCTCCCGGAATTCGAATCGCAGCTCGTGGGAGTCGAGGCCGGTGCCGAGAAAGACATCGACGTCACCTTCCCGGAAGAGTACCCGGCGGAGAATCTGAAGGGTCAGACGGTCCAGTTCGCACTGACGATCCAGAAGGTCGAAGAGCCGCGCCTTCCGGAGGTCAATGCCGACTTTGTCCGCAGTTTCGGCGTCGAGGACGGCGACGTCGCGAAACTGCGTGAGGAAGTCACGGCCAACATGACGCGGGAACTCGCCCAGAACATCAAGGGCCGGGTGAAGAAGCAGGTGATGGACGCACTGGTGGCCCGGCATGACTTCGAACTCCCGAAGAGCCTGGTGCAGGCCGAGATCGACCGCCTGCGCACCGAGACCGAGAACCGTTTCGGAGGGGCGGAGAAGACGCAGCCGCTGCCGGATTCCATGTTCGAGGACGAGGCGGCCCGGCGGGTGCGCCTGGGGCTGGTCGTCCGGGCGATCGTCGATGCCGAGAAGATGGAGATCGACCGCGCGCGGGTCGACGCCGAACTCGACACGCTGGCACAGACCTACGAGGACCCTGAGGAAGTGAAACGCCACTACCGGACACACCCGCAGGCGATGGCCAGCCTCGAATCGCTGGTGCTCGAGGATCAGGTGGTCGACTGGGTGCTGGAACGGGCCCGGGTGACCGAGAAGCCGCAGACCTTCGACAACCTGATGGCGCCCAGTCAACCCAGCCCGGAGGAAGCTGCATGA
- the hflX gene encoding ribosome rescue GTPase HflX has product MFERPESGDRALLVALAVGEPANIEPQIREFQDLAESAGAEVVGLISGSRRNPDPRFFVGSGKADEIAAAVEATGADLAIFNHPLSPSQERNLERHLKCRVLDRSGLILDIFAQRARSHEGKLQVELAQLRHMSTRLVRGWTHLERQKGGIGLRGPGETQLETDRRLLAARIKHIERRLEKVQRAREQGRQARRRNETPTVALVGYTNAGKSTLFNRLTEAQVYAADQLFATLDPTLRRLDLAPHQSVILADTVGFVRDLPHELIAAFKATLTETREAALLLHVIDASDPEREVHVEQVESVLEEIGAGEVPIWCVYNKIDCVPSADEGGTPARFEAGGDTLWVSAVTGAGVEALQTRLANHFTETMFRGWVALPAAAGRLRSRLFAERAVEAEQTGADGRMHLRLNVPERLLRALLREAGLEPDPHRLRVGAAEAPVAEPAEPDLAEAGHPGS; this is encoded by the coding sequence TTGTTTGAACGTCCTGAAAGCGGGGATCGTGCCCTGCTGGTCGCGCTCGCCGTGGGCGAGCCCGCCAATATCGAGCCCCAGATCCGGGAATTCCAGGATCTGGCCGAGTCCGCCGGTGCCGAGGTAGTCGGCCTGATCTCGGGAAGCCGGCGCAACCCCGACCCCCGCTTCTTCGTTGGTTCCGGCAAGGCCGACGAGATCGCCGCCGCGGTCGAGGCCACCGGTGCCGACCTCGCGATCTTCAACCATCCGTTGTCTCCCAGCCAGGAGCGCAACCTGGAACGGCACCTGAAGTGCCGGGTCCTGGACCGTTCGGGGCTGATCCTCGACATCTTCGCCCAGCGTGCCCGGTCCCACGAGGGCAAGCTGCAGGTGGAACTGGCCCAGTTGCGGCACATGTCCACGCGCCTGGTGCGCGGCTGGACCCACCTGGAACGACAGAAGGGCGGCATTGGCCTGCGCGGGCCGGGCGAGACCCAGCTCGAAACCGACCGGCGCCTGCTGGCCGCGCGGATCAAGCACATCGAGCGGCGCCTGGAAAAGGTCCAGCGCGCCCGGGAACAGGGCCGGCAGGCCCGGCGGCGTAACGAGACGCCGACGGTGGCGCTGGTGGGGTACACCAACGCTGGCAAGTCGACCCTGTTCAATCGCCTGACTGAGGCGCAGGTCTATGCGGCCGACCAGTTGTTCGCCACGCTGGATCCCACCCTGCGCCGGCTCGATCTGGCCCCGCACCAGTCGGTGATCCTGGCCGATACCGTCGGGTTCGTCCGCGACCTGCCGCATGAACTGATCGCGGCATTCAAGGCGACCCTGACCGAGACCCGCGAGGCCGCGCTGCTGCTGCACGTGATCGACGCCTCGGACCCGGAACGCGAGGTGCACGTCGAACAGGTCGAAAGCGTCCTGGAGGAGATCGGGGCGGGCGAGGTGCCGATCTGGTGCGTATACAACAAGATCGACTGCGTGCCGTCGGCCGACGAGGGCGGTACACCGGCCCGTTTCGAGGCCGGAGGCGATACCCTGTGGGTGTCCGCCGTGACCGGCGCGGGTGTGGAGGCGTTGCAGACACGGCTCGCAAACCACTTCACCGAGACCATGTTCCGCGGCTGGGTCGCTCTGCCCGCCGCCGCCGGCCGACTGCGCAGCCGACTGTTTGCGGAGCGGGCGGTAGAGGCCGAGCAGACCGGTGCGGACGGGCGGATGCACCTGCGCCTGAACGTTCCCGAGCGGTTGTTGCGGGCACTGCTGCGCGAAGCGGGACTGGAACCCGACCCCCACCGGCTGCGGGTGGGGGCGGCCGAGGCTCCGGTTGCCGAGCCGGCCGAACCCGATCTCGCGGAGGCCGGGCATCCCGGTTCCTGA
- the hfq gene encoding RNA chaperone Hfq translates to MAKGQMLQEPFLNALRRDRIPVSVYLVNGIKLQGQIESFDQFVVLLKSAVSQMVYKHAISTIVPARQVRLSIEGEEPAEHKDA, encoded by the coding sequence ATGGCAAAAGGGCAGATGCTACAAGAACCCTTCCTCAACGCGCTGCGCCGCGACCGCATACCGGTCTCGGTGTATCTTGTCAACGGCATCAAACTGCAGGGGCAGATCGAGTCCTTCGACCAGTTTGTCGTGTTGCTGAAGAGCGCGGTTTCGCAAATGGTGTACAAGCACGCGATCTCGACGATCGTTCCGGCACGGCAGGTGCGCCTGAGCATCGAGGGTGAGGAACCTGCCGAGCACAAGGATGCCTGA
- the miaA gene encoding tRNA (adenosine(37)-N6)-dimethylallyltransferase MiaA, giving the protein MHRVILLMGPTASGKSALAMELAEAIGGEIISVDSAQVYRGMDIGTAKPDAADRQRVPHHLIDLRDPEETFSAADFAALAARRIREISARGRTPLLVGGTMLYFRALLEGLDPMPAVDPAVRAELRARLPEVGAQGLHRELAAVDAAAAARIHPNDPQRILRALEVFLSTGRPLSSFQSGGRRRAPAHWRSLALWPEDRARLRMRINERFDAMLDAGFVQELERLAARPGLTAEHVSQRAVGYRQGWKWLSGQCSLDEFRQRSIDATRQLAKRQLTWLRGQQGIERLCAETVDVGEVLARLAR; this is encoded by the coding sequence GTGCACCGGGTGATCCTGCTGATGGGGCCGACTGCAAGCGGCAAGTCGGCGCTCGCGATGGAGCTGGCCGAGGCGATCGGGGGCGAGATCATCAGCGTGGACTCGGCGCAGGTGTACCGGGGCATGGATATCGGCACCGCGAAGCCCGACGCCGCGGACCGGCAGCGGGTACCGCATCACCTGATCGACCTGCGCGATCCCGAGGAGACGTTCTCGGCGGCCGACTTTGCCGCGCTGGCCGCGCGCCGCATCCGGGAGATCAGCGCCCGCGGGCGCACGCCGCTGCTGGTCGGCGGCACCATGCTGTATTTCCGCGCGCTGCTGGAAGGGCTCGATCCGATGCCCGCGGTTGACCCCGCGGTACGGGCCGAACTGCGAGCGCGATTGCCCGAGGTCGGCGCGCAGGGCCTGCACCGGGAGCTCGCTGCGGTCGATGCGGCTGCGGCGGCGCGCATCCACCCGAACGATCCGCAGCGCATCCTGCGTGCGCTCGAGGTCTTCCTCAGTACCGGGCGTCCGCTGTCATCGTTCCAGTCCGGCGGGCGGCGCCGTGCGCCCGCACACTGGCGCAGCCTGGCGCTGTGGCCCGAAGACAGGGCCCGGTTACGGATGCGCATCAATGAGCGCTTCGACGCGATGCTGGACGCGGGGTTTGTACAGGAACTGGAACGCCTCGCGGCCCGTCCCGGGTTGACGGCGGAACATGTATCGCAGCGCGCGGTCGGATATCGTCAGGGCTGGAAGTGGCTTTCGGGGCAGTGCAGCCTGGACGAATTCCGCCAGCGCAGTATCGATGCCACCCGGCAACTGGCCAAGCGGCAGCTGACCTGGTTGCGCGGGCAGCAGGGCATCGAACGGCTCTGCGCCGAAACCGTGGACGTCGGCGAGGTACTGGCTCGGCTGGCGCGCTGA
- the mutL gene encoding DNA mismatch repair endonuclease MutL yields the protein MPIQRLPPQLISQIAAGEVIERPASVIKELIENSIDAGAQRVQVDLEQGGMRLIRVADDGSGIARDELPLALSRHATSKVAGLRDLEALQTLGFRGEALPSIASVARLVLTSAVAGERSGWRLAGDGSDEFAEVAPAAHPRGTTVEVRDLFFNVPARRKFLRTERTEYLHCEDVVRTHAAVRPDIAFELRHNGRTVLDLPAVGAAAAAGRVAALLGEEFLRHAFEVEEESSGLRLCGWLGAPTHSRSQADQQHFFVNGRPVRDRVLSAAVRRSYRDVLYQARHPVFVLFLDLDPATVDVNAHPAKHEVRFRDGRLVHDFVFRALHRALADLRPGDGSVGSESVALASDGRFGPPRASREPTQGAGSAAPRERDTRWELPLPREPEAPDTAPAVREPASLASPAGMPPLGFAIGQIADAFVLAENARGLVLVDMHAAHERITYERLKKDWRAARMIRQPLLVPETLQVTRAEADLAEASADLLRGLGFEVDRSGPESVTLRAGPALLQGRDLVQLLRDVLADLQHLGHADRAEAALDGVLGTIACHGAIRAGRRLTLPEMNRLLRDMEATEHSGQCNHGRPTYVELDRQALDRLFLRGR from the coding sequence GTGCCGATCCAGAGACTCCCACCGCAACTGATCAGCCAGATCGCCGCAGGCGAGGTCATCGAGCGCCCGGCCTCGGTGATCAAGGAACTGATCGAGAACAGCATCGATGCCGGGGCGCAGCGCGTCCAGGTCGATCTCGAGCAGGGCGGGATGCGCCTGATCCGGGTGGCCGACGACGGTTCCGGCATCGCGCGCGACGAACTGCCGCTGGCGTTGTCGCGCCACGCGACCAGCAAGGTGGCCGGGCTGCGCGATCTCGAGGCGCTGCAGACGCTCGGGTTTCGCGGCGAGGCGCTGCCGTCGATCGCATCGGTGGCCCGCCTGGTCCTGACGTCGGCGGTGGCGGGGGAGCGCAGCGGCTGGCGCCTGGCTGGCGATGGCTCGGACGAGTTCGCCGAGGTCGCGCCGGCGGCGCATCCCCGGGGGACGACCGTCGAGGTGCGCGACCTGTTCTTCAATGTCCCGGCCCGGCGCAAGTTTCTGCGCACCGAGCGCACCGAGTACCTCCATTGCGAAGACGTGGTCCGTACCCATGCGGCCGTGCGTCCGGACATCGCCTTCGAGCTTCGCCACAACGGGCGGACGGTGCTGGATCTGCCGGCCGTCGGCGCCGCGGCGGCGGCAGGCCGGGTTGCGGCACTGCTCGGCGAGGAGTTTCTGCGCCATGCCTTCGAGGTGGAGGAGGAAAGCTCCGGATTGCGCCTGTGCGGCTGGCTCGGGGCGCCGACGCACTCGCGCTCGCAGGCCGATCAGCAGCATTTCTTCGTAAACGGCCGGCCGGTCCGCGACCGCGTGCTCTCGGCCGCGGTGCGGCGCAGCTACCGGGATGTTCTTTACCAGGCGCGGCACCCGGTGTTCGTGCTGTTCCTGGATCTCGATCCTGCGACCGTGGACGTGAACGCTCATCCCGCCAAGCACGAGGTCCGCTTCCGCGACGGGCGGCTGGTGCACGATTTCGTGTTCCGGGCCCTGCACCGGGCGCTGGCCGACCTGCGACCCGGAGACGGGTCTGTCGGATCCGAATCCGTGGCCCTCGCCAGCGACGGTCGGTTCGGTCCGCCCCGCGCTTCCCGGGAACCGACGCAGGGAGCGGGTTCCGCCGCTCCGCGCGAACGCGATACCCGCTGGGAATTGCCGCTGCCCCGGGAGCCGGAGGCACCGGATACCGCTCCGGCGGTACGCGAGCCCGCCAGCCTCGCGTCACCGGCGGGAATGCCGCCGCTCGGGTTTGCGATCGGGCAGATTGCGGACGCCTTTGTGTTGGCCGAGAACGCGCGCGGGCTGGTGCTCGTGGATATGCATGCGGCGCACGAGCGCATTACCTACGAGCGCCTGAAGAAGGACTGGCGCGCGGCGCGGATGATCCGCCAGCCGCTGCTGGTGCCGGAGACGCTTCAGGTGACCCGGGCCGAGGCCGACCTGGCGGAAGCCTCGGCGGACCTGCTGCGCGGCCTGGGATTCGAGGTCGACCGCTCGGGGCCGGAGTCGGTCACCCTGCGCGCCGGGCCCGCGTTGCTGCAGGGCCGAGACCTGGTGCAGTTGCTGCGCGATGTGCTCGCCGACCTGCAGCACCTGGGGCATGCGGACCGGGCTGAGGCGGCGCTGGACGGGGTGCTGGGCACGATCGCGTGCCACGGCGCGATTCGTGCCGGGCGGAGGTTGACGCTGCCGGAGATGAACCGCCTGTTGCGGGACATGGAAGCCACCGAGCACAGTGGCCAGTGCAACCACGGCCGTCCGACGTATGTCGAGCTGGACCGGCAGGCGCTGGACCGGTTGTTCCTGCGCGGACGCTGA
- a CDS encoding N-acetylmuramoyl-L-alanine amidase, which yields MPVAGIHQPDLRRRRFLQGLAGLGLGAAPFTLWARPGVQRLRMSVDGSTTRLVFDMDGPADYDIFPLDSPHRVVVDLAGARVLNPLEVASNPRSLVAGVRYAQRNGTDLRVVLDLRAPVDPHSFVLLPAQGSPHRLVLDLTERAAPVPVARIAPETFAEPAERLREPLREVIVAIDPGHGGHDPGAIGPGGTREKDVVLQIARRLAERVEREPGMRPVMIRTGDYFLPLRERIDRARAAQADVFLSIHADAIHDRRVQGSSVYILSDRGASSEAARFLAQRENSADLRLGGVPIESKDESLTSVLLDLAQSGTLEASHSLAQRLISEMHRVGKVRKPEVERASFAVLRSPDVPSVLVEAAFISNPSEERKLRTQSFQNSLADAILTGLRAYFSTHAPPGTLIAEGRRDRHIIRPGETLSAIAERYRMSVADLRAVNDLPNDRIFAGQVLQIPYRGS from the coding sequence ATGCCCGTGGCCGGAATTCATCAGCCCGATCTGCGCCGTCGCCGGTTCCTGCAAGGCCTCGCCGGACTGGGTCTGGGGGCTGCGCCTTTCACGCTGTGGGCGCGCCCCGGGGTGCAGCGGCTGCGCATGTCCGTGGATGGATCCACCACGCGGCTGGTGTTCGACATGGACGGCCCCGCCGACTACGACATCTTTCCCCTCGATTCGCCGCACCGTGTGGTCGTCGATCTTGCCGGTGCACGCGTGCTGAACCCGCTGGAGGTTGCGTCCAACCCGCGGTCGCTGGTCGCCGGTGTGCGCTATGCCCAGCGCAATGGAACCGACCTGCGGGTGGTGCTGGATCTGCGCGCCCCGGTCGACCCGCATAGTTTCGTACTGTTGCCGGCGCAGGGCTCGCCGCACCGGCTGGTGCTGGATCTGACCGAGCGCGCCGCACCGGTTCCGGTGGCGCGGATCGCGCCGGAGACGTTCGCGGAGCCGGCGGAGAGACTGCGTGAGCCCCTGCGCGAGGTCATCGTCGCGATCGACCCGGGCCATGGCGGTCACGATCCGGGCGCGATCGGCCCCGGCGGCACCCGTGAGAAGGACGTAGTGCTACAGATCGCGCGACGCCTGGCCGAACGCGTCGAGCGCGAGCCGGGGATGCGCCCGGTAATGATCCGCACCGGCGACTACTTCCTCCCGCTGCGTGAGCGTATCGACCGCGCCCGGGCGGCCCAGGCCGACGTCTTCCTCTCGATTCATGCGGATGCGATCCACGATCGCCGGGTGCAGGGGTCGTCGGTCTACATCCTGTCCGACCGCGGCGCTTCCAGCGAGGCCGCGCGCTTCCTGGCGCAGCGCGAGAACAGCGCCGACCTGCGCCTCGGGGGCGTGCCGATCGAAAGCAAGGACGAATCGCTGACCAGCGTACTGCTGGATCTCGCGCAAAGCGGCACGCTCGAGGCCAGCCATTCGCTTGCGCAGCGGCTGATTTCCGAAATGCACCGGGTGGGCAAGGTGCGCAAGCCGGAGGTCGAGCGTGCCAGTTTCGCGGTGCTGCGTTCGCCGGACGTGCCCTCGGTGCTGGTCGAGGCAGCCTTCATCTCGAATCCGTCGGAGGAACGCAAGCTGCGCACCCAGAGCTTCCAGAACTCGCTCGCTGATGCGATTCTCACCGGCCTGCGCGCCTATTTCTCGACCCACGCTCCGCCGGGAACCCTGATCGCCGAGGGCCGCCGCGACCGGCACATCATCCGGCCCGGCGAGACGCTGTCCGCGATCGCGGAGCGGTACCGGATGTCGGTGGCCGATCTCAGGGCGGTCAACGATCTGCCCAACGACCGGATCTTTGCGGGCCAGGTTCTGCAGATCCCCTACCGGGGCAGTTGA
- the tsaE gene encoding tRNA (adenosine(37)-N6)-threonylcarbamoyltransferase complex ATPase subunit type 1 TsaE translates to MSDAGLFLPDADATERAGAALARCPALAQLRQIHLRGDLGAGKTTLVRGLLRALGHRGAVRSPTYTLLEPYEFAGLTVLHFDLYRVGDPEELEYLGVREQSDGRTLWLVEWPDHGAGWLPPPELVATLVQEGAGRRLLWSGPLAAAISSQMRDL, encoded by the coding sequence ATGAGCGACGCGGGCCTGTTTCTGCCCGATGCCGACGCCACCGAGCGGGCCGGTGCGGCGCTGGCACGCTGTCCGGCGTTGGCGCAGCTGCGGCAGATCCACCTCCGCGGTGATCTCGGTGCGGGCAAGACGACGCTGGTGCGCGGGTTGCTGCGGGCGCTGGGGCATCGCGGCGCGGTGCGCAGCCCCACCTACACGCTGCTCGAGCCCTACGAGTTCGCCGGTCTGACGGTACTGCATTTCGACCTGTACCGAGTCGGGGATCCGGAGGAACTCGAGTACCTCGGAGTGCGGGAACAGAGCGACGGCCGCACCCTCTGGCTGGTCGAGTGGCCGGACCACGGTGCGGGTTGGCTGCCGCCGCCGGAACTGGTCGCGACCCTGGTGCAGGAAGGTGCGGGACGCCGGCTGCTGTGGTCCGGGCCGCTGGCCGCGGCGATCTCCAGTCAAATGAGGGACTTGTGA
- a CDS encoding bifunctional ADP-dependent NAD(P)H-hydrate dehydratase/NAD(P)H-hydrate epimerase, which produces MANRLYDESGMRELDRRAMARPGVGGGALMERAGAALLQALEETFPDARRLGVLCGPGNNGGDGYVLARLAGASGWTVKVHGSAGGTGTASDGTRAAEAWRAVGGSVDPLEDFAPEAADVWADCLFGIGLGRPIDGALAALIEHLNATGRPVLAADVPSGIDVNTGSVQGVAVRAALTVTMIADKLGLHTGPAVDYVGAVRVAGLDVPDEVFRDIPFAAVRWRPEAVSRWLPVRRPGAHKGNCGHVVVIGGAPGYSGAGRLAGMAALRAGAGRVTLVTHPEHAALANLERPELMVRPAESARDLQTLLAGADAVAVGPGLGQQAWGRALWPAVADWTGPLVVDADALNLLAQAPRRRDDWVLTPHPGEAARLLAVTTGEVTADRVAAVDAIRRRFGGVVLLKGAGTLVAPAPGGGMACITGGHPGMASAGMGDVLTGVMAALRAQGLGPGEAAAAGAAWHVAAARLAARRIGAERGMLAGDVIDALPQSGAGGGS; this is translated from the coding sequence ATTGCCAACCGCCTCTACGATGAGTCCGGAATGCGCGAACTCGACCGCAGGGCGATGGCCCGGCCGGGGGTGGGTGGCGGGGCATTGATGGAACGCGCCGGCGCGGCGTTGCTCCAGGCCCTGGAGGAGACCTTCCCGGACGCGCGCCGCCTCGGCGTGCTCTGCGGTCCCGGCAACAACGGCGGTGACGGCTACGTGCTGGCCCGGCTCGCCGGCGCCTCGGGCTGGACGGTGAAAGTCCACGGCAGTGCCGGCGGGACAGGGACAGCCAGCGATGGTACGCGCGCGGCCGAGGCGTGGCGCGCGGTCGGCGGCTCCGTCGATCCGCTGGAGGACTTTGCACCGGAGGCCGCCGATGTCTGGGCCGACTGCCTGTTCGGCATCGGGCTCGGGCGGCCGATCGACGGGGCATTGGCCGCTCTGATCGAACATCTGAACGCTACCGGGCGGCCGGTATTGGCCGCGGACGTGCCGTCCGGTATCGACGTGAACACCGGCTCGGTGCAGGGGGTAGCGGTCCGGGCAGCGCTGACCGTGACCATGATCGCGGACAAGCTGGGCCTGCATACCGGCCCCGCGGTGGATTATGTCGGCGCGGTCCGGGTGGCCGGTCTGGACGTGCCGGACGAGGTGTTTCGGGATATCCCGTTTGCGGCGGTGCGCTGGCGGCCGGAGGCGGTGTCACGCTGGCTTCCGGTGCGCCGTCCCGGCGCGCACAAGGGCAATTGCGGGCATGTCGTCGTGATCGGCGGGGCGCCGGGCTACTCCGGTGCCGGGCGCCTGGCGGGTATGGCGGCACTGCGTGCCGGGGCGGGACGGGTGACGCTGGTCACCCACCCGGAGCATGCGGCGCTGGCGAACCTCGAGCGACCCGAACTGATGGTGCGGCCGGCCGAATCGGCGCGGGATCTGCAAACCCTGCTGGCCGGGGCCGATGCCGTCGCGGTCGGGCCGGGTCTCGGGCAGCAGGCCTGGGGCCGCGCGCTTTGGCCGGCGGTCGCGGACTGGACGGGGCCGCTGGTGGTCGATGCCGATGCCCTGAATCTGCTCGCGCAGGCACCCCGGCGGCGCGACGACTGGGTGCTGACGCCGCATCCCGGCGAGGCGGCGCGGCTGCTTGCGGTCACGACCGGGGAAGTGACCGCGGATCGTGTCGCCGCGGTTGATGCGATCCGCCGGCGCTTCGGCGGTGTGGTGCTGTTGAAGGGGGCGGGGACGCTGGTGGCCCCGGCTCCAGGAGGGGGGATGGCCTGCATTACCGGCGGCCATCCGGGGATGGCCAGCGCCGGGATGGGCGACGTGCTGACCGGCGTGATGGCGGCCCTTCGGGCACAGGGGCTCGGGCCTGGCGAGGCGGCGGCAGCAGGGGCGGCCTGGCACGTCGCGGCCGCCCGGCTGGCGGCCCGCCGGATCGGTGCCGAACGCGGGATGCTCGCGGGCGACGTGATCGATGCCCTGCCGCAGAGCGGCGCCGGTGGTGGGTCATGA